The DNA segment CATTTCTCATCCAGAGAGGGGGGTCCCCAGAAGGGAGAGCATATTAGAAAGTCCTTCCTTGTCCAGCATTTTTAGCTTAGCCTCGTGTTTAGTTACCAAAAACTGTTAGACAAACACAAAAGAAGGAAGCTAGCATCAACTAGTTTCTTAGTGACAATTTTGGAGAAAGGGACCTGTTGAAAACATAGGGTCTGATGAGCACTGAGGCTTTTTGAAAACCTGTACCATCGGCACATCTCAGTTTGCTGAaggccagatccttcttcctcctcctttcctccaTGCCTTAACCCTTTCCCCTTCCTCTACGTCCTCCTCCCCCAGGAGGAAGCCCGTTCAACTAGAAAATCGATGACTGATAGACACTTAGCTGCTGGACGCGGCGAAGGAAACAAAATCTGCCTTCGGAGGAGAATGAGGAAAGCACAGCACCTGAGTTAGCTCAGCTGGTGGAGTTACAAGGATCTGAGCCTTAGTGAACAGCTTCCTTGTTTACTTTCAGGGCTTCTGCCTTTCTTGCATCTGTATAAATGACTTCaaccaaatgttgttgttgttacgtttatgttgttagttaccattttGTTCACTGCTCTTGTGTAAGTACACATGTGAACTGATTTGGTACTCAGAACCACATTCTGAGGTAGATAATAGATGAGGCAGAGGTGATAGGTAACTTGCCTGAGGACACAGTGGAACCAAGAAGTTTGTCTCTACAGCCCACTCTTTAAGCACCGTCAAGCTTATAATTATTCCCACAGACGATGGTTAGTTTTACCCTAGAGTTACAGAAAGATCCGGAATGGTGACACGAGGTGATGAAGAGAGCTCCCAGCAGACTTGGAACGGTCCTGTGCACCTCAGTGTCACTGTTGTTGTTCAGCATGTTGTATCTGTCTTTTCTAGTGCTGAGGAATGTAAGCAAGTTTGCTGGGCCTTGAGAGACTTCACCAGGTTGTTTCGATAGCTCGCACTCCTGCACTGTGCCTGTCACCCAGGTGAGTGGGATACAGTTGCAGTGCTTCTGCTGGCTGGCAGGGATGCTTGGGGGTAGGGGTTGACTTTAATGCCATTGTGGGAGCAGTCCTAAGCTAGTCACAGAAAAACTTACTGGTGTGacatggctgagcagctgggaaaTGCAAGGCCTGGATTTTCTTAAACCAGAACAGCCAAATAATTACCAGCTTCTTTTGGGTGCCATTTTCGCCCCCATAAGAAATTGCTGAATGCCTCAAAGAAAATTTCTCCCCACTTCCCCTTAGAGATACTTCTAGAATGGTAAATATATATGGTAATCAACCAACACTATTTTTAAACCTGGCTCTTTTGGTGAAAGCAGTGCTAACCTAAACTTGTCCATGATGCGTGACACCAGCCTCCTAAAACTGATTCAGTGAGCCAAGGTGCTTATTCTTATCACTGGATTTGAATGCTGAAATGCGGTTTTGACCAAGGCAGGAGATACAGGAAAGGAGCTAGCATCTCTGGCAGCCTTCTAGTCATCATTCCTCCCCATGTGCTTCCTGACTACTGATTCtgaagcaaagcaagaagcttaGCTGAGGAAAGAAAGGCTAGGTAGTGGAATATGGGTGCCATCTCTTGACTGAGAGAAGAAAAGCCCCTCTCCTCTAAGCCCATCCGTAGACAGCTTAAGCAGAACTAATTCTCCCAAGAGGCCATCGTCATGATGCACAGTGGCACTCTCATGGGTGACTTCTGTGATAAATGCACTAAGTGAACGTGGTGGTCAGCAGTGCCTCGCCACACCAGAAATGTTTTCTAAACTTTGGTTCTTTGATGAGTAATAACATCATTTGGGCCCGTCGGGTTTTGCATAGTATCTGTAATAGCTAACTAACATCGATACTCCTCATAGGTTGTTGATGGCTTAAATGAGTAAATTATAGCCAACAGTTACAGGCCTTTAGTGGTGTCAGTACTGTTCTCAGTGCTTCATGTTTACTGACTAAGATAACCCTCATGCAGTTCTCTGGGTTAGTCACTTTTATTactcccgttttacagatgaggaagttgaggtgCAAAGTTGGCTTGATGTCACAGTCTGTAATTGGTAGAGCCAAAATTCAGATGTAGACTTCGCAGTACCACAGTCCTCGCTCCTAACCACTCCACTTAATACCTTTACGCAGTACCCTGTGAGTAGTGTAAATCAGTGTTTTTGAAACTTCTGTTGGCGACTGAGACCCCAATATTTAAGCAGACTGAGTGGAGCTCTTCTGGTTGGCTTGGAACGGGAGGCCTTGAAACCTGCTGGCTCACTCTTTACCCCCTCATGTAATCCTGTTTCCACAGTACACTACTCAGTCTCGGAAAAACAGAAAACCGCTTCAGAAGTTGAAATCACAAGTAAAAATCCagctttttatttgattttttttttaactgaattctTAAGGCCAGGCCGGAATGAAGTACCTGAGCAAGAGTAGAAATCTCTGCTTTGAGGTTGAGTTTATAAAATGCTCACCATCTCCTCGAGCACAGTGATTGACTATTATCTTCTCTCTTTTGCCAGGAATGTCTTTTAATTAGAAGAcgggaagaaaacaaaatccagacTGTGTCCCACAATCGGAAACCTCCATGTGGCAGAGGGGCCTTCACCGCCACCAGGGCGTCCCGTCAGACAGGGAGAGACTCCAGCCTTCCCAGGCCGTCCTGAGGAGTTCCTGTTTGGGAGTGTGAGGGGAAATCAGCGCGGTTTAAAAAAAGATGGCTGTGGCTTGGCCGGCATGGTGGGAGGGAAGCTGGTTTCCTGGTGAACTTgtttctaaaaggaaaaaaaatttttaaggaaataaaaaaggaaaaaaacaaaagtaaattgAAACCAGAACTGAAACATTTGCCTGGTAGCAAATAACACACGCACgtatgcacatatacacacacccatccaagcacacatgtgtgcacacaaaaaataaaagtacagACTTTCTgtgaaacaacaaacatttacttaGGGAAAATGTGGGAGTTCAAATGAGTTAAATTGCTGCAATGGGAAAGAAAGTCAAGGTAAAATGCATCTCTTCAAGTTTCCTGTTgtttgttctttctctctccccctcctcttTTAACACAAGTGAGTAGACATTTCGCCCACCCTGCTCAGCTATTTCTTCCCACCTTTTGAGTTGTTCAGACAAAGAGAAGTAAGCACAGAGTGTCTTCTGCTTTCTTTCACCTCGGCAACACTCAGGACCTGCCAGGGCCAGAATTCACTGAGATCCCAGACCTGAGTGCACTCAGTCTCCAAACCCAGTTCCAGTCCACACTGGGTCATTGTCAGCCTTGGAGAAAAGAGCCTAAATTGAGGCAGGTGGTGGGATATAAATCTATATtctgggttttagtttttttaacggtgttgttttttcttagttaATTTTTCCCCCATagatgagagagaaaaaatgagGGTGGGAATATGGAGAAAAAGAGTTTTATAGGGCTGACTGTATTTGACTGAAAAACGTGGAAATTATTTTACTTCAGAGGGGTGGGCGGGAGAGGGGAGCCCAGAGCAGGCCTTGATGTTTGAAGGAGTGCAGTCCTGCACAGGGACTAGACGGTAGGGCACTGTTCTGTCTGGGGTTGCAGCCGTCTGAAGAacgaatcaacagcaacaaataagaggaaaacaacatcaataaatttttaaaatttaatcagtgtttctttgttttcactTCCTTTCACTGCCTCAGCTCTGAAGTGGCCCAGCTAGACCAGCTAAGTAAGCAGTCTTGGTTGTTTTCTAGTATACATCCGTGTGTGCAGTTTATTTCTAGGTAAAATTCAGGCCCCTGCCCTAAATGCCAGAGCCTTCATACTTAGCAAGTGGCTCGTACCTGAAACAACGCTTGCTCATCCTCAGAGGTAACCCCCAGAGGGCAAGCAAGGGTCACTGCCGCACGTTAGACAGGCGTGGGGTATGTTCCTTCCTCGTCACTCCTGCATGTTAGACAGGCGTGGGGTATGTTCCTTCCTCGTCACACCTGCACGTTAGGTGTGTGGTATGTTCCTTCCTCGGTGGCCACCAAGCAGATCGTTCCCTAACTTACAGTAattagtctttttttaaaaaacagctttattgcaGTGTGATTGACATGCAATAAACTGTGCATATTTAAAGTGTACCGTTTGCTGAAATGTACGTGACACTGTGAAAGCATTACCGCCATCAAGGTCCTGAGTATACTCTTTATCCCCGTGTTGCCTCCCACCCTTCCCGTCACCCCCATCTGCACGCAAccgctgatctgctttctgtagGTTTGTTTGCGTTTTCTGGAGTTTTCTGTGAGTGGGGTCATATAGTATGTTAGAGTAATTGGACTTGGAGCTAATAGCCTTGTCTGCAGAGCTGCATCCAGCGGAGCTGTCGATGCCGACATTTTGCCGTCTTTTCCTCACCACATCACTTTTTCATTCCTGGGCTTGACTCGGAAAACCCCAGAGCAGTATTTGGAATCAGTGAGACAGAGCTTCCTGCACAGCGTCAAAAACTCAAGAGTTTTACTCTAAAGCAGTTTTATTAGAAGCGGGGAGAGAAAACTGTTAAAGAGTGTTGGGAGGAGTGATATCTGATTACCCTGGCCGTCCCTCTCAATTTCTGGCGAAACAATAAAACCTTTAAGCCTAGTCCAAGCCTAGGTCCTTGCAACAACAAGTTGACTTTGCTTTATTTAAGGAATTGGGTATCTGTCACAAGAAGTGGTTATCTGGGACTGAAAAACCCTCCTAGCCGCTGGAGCGTCTTGTGGATGCATGTCCTGGCTAATACCAAGAATGCCCGGAGCCTATCTCATTGTTGGTCTTTGGGGCCCACTGTTCACTGGAAGCCTTACAGGTTATTTGAAAATGAGCTACTCTGAAGCAGTTTTACTACTTCCTGGTTTTCAAGGATACCCACCTAAATTTTAATTCAAAAAAGACCCTTTTGGGATCAGGTACTCCAAGGTAGATGCTGTGTTCCTGCATGGCACCGTCTCGTGGAAGTAGAACGGGCATCTTTCTTCCTCGCCTGCAGGTCAACTGATCATGCAGCTGCGTCTCGTGGAAGTAGAACGGGCATCTTTCTTCCTCGCCTGCAGGTCAACTGATCATGCAGCTGAACTCGCCTAAGTCAAGTCCCCCACAGAATTGTCTGTTGCCTCGTTTCCATGACGGGATTAGCCGAGAAATTTTGGTCGTGATCATGAGGAACATTACCCACTGGGGCTATTCCCAACaagactgtattaaaaaaaaaaaaaaaaacctttgctgtagagttgatttcaactcatagcaacccaaaaggacagagtagaactgccccatggagtttccaaggagcacctggtggatttgaactgccgaccttttggttagcagctgtagctcttaaccactatgccaccagggtttccaggtattaaagtgttttgtaatttttaggTGCTGTTCGAAGGGAAagctgttgccgtggagtcgattctgactcatagcagagccctggtggcatagtggttaagaattctactgctagccaaaaggtcggcagttcgaatccaccacccactccttgggaaccctacgggagagttccactctgtcctatagggtcgctatgagttggaatcgacacgagagcaacaggtttttggtttgaagGGAATGCTTGTAAAAAGGTCAGTGACTGAAACAGTAGGATACATGGACATAAGGAGCTTGGGTTTTTGACTGGCACCAATGCCTCACAAATGCAATGTACCTATTTACCTGGTAAGCATTTGCTAACTGAATAATTCTACAAAAATGAATGCCAAACTCCAAAAAAGTTAAAATTTGAGCTTCTCGAGCAAGGTGACCAACACAGGGAgatgcctgattttttttaatttattttttttttaccagcagaCGAAGAAGTTGTCTTCCAAGAACGTAACCCTAGCAAAAATGGGAACAGCCAATATCTTCTACTCTTCATAGACTGAGAAGTGTTAGGTTCTTTATGTCAATGAAAAGCTGAGTAAGAGGAAGGAGTCTTGAATTAAAAGGGAATATTTAGTTGGATTTGAGGATGAGCTTGGTGGGGAGAAAGGGcttggaggaaggaagggagatccACTGTACTGGATGCTGGAGGGCTGTGTTCACCCCCAGGGCCACGAGATCAGTGTTCCGTGGACTTAAAAAGCACCGACACAGGCCACTGCCAAGTGGAACctattcactgcagaattctttaaagatggaaccaactcaaatgtccattagTAGGTCATCAAAACAGAAACCTAAATCCAACCAAGCCTCTAGAATCCAGTCTAGATTTAAGTATCAATTTTCAGGGAATACAGGAGACAAGGTGTTAACAAGCGCAGTCAATGACATCTGGGCAAAAACAAAATCCAGAGCAAACTGGTTTTGTCAACAAATAAATTGCAAGGGAATAAAAACTTAAGAGGCAGAACCTatagaataaaacaaaatctattgcATTGTATGGACCTTACTTGGATCCCATTCTAACTATAAGTTTCTCcaattatcttaattttttttagacaCTATGAGGTAAGAACATCTTCACATTTAGGTGTGATAATACATGCTCAAATATTTACACATGAAATGTTATGCCTGGGATTTGCCTCAAAATAATCTCAGAGTGGGGGCGTGGATGGGCGCACAGATGAGAAGATTAAGACTGATCATGACTTAATTGTCAAAGCTGATGCATGGGATTTCATACCATTCCTCCCTACTTTAATGAATCTCCCAAAATAAAAGAGATCTAAAAAATAAACTGTTGAGGCCAGAAAAATCACATCTGTGAGCCAGATTCAAAACATAAGCTACCAACTGCAAGCAGCATCCTCATTTAACAGCAAATGAGTATATGTGAGGATAACAAGATGGTGACGATGCCCAAACGCAGCTGGAATACCAACCCTTTTCCGCCGTTTCTTGAGTTGAACAGGCTTTTAGATTGTctgaacccctggtggcacagtggttaaaaactcagctgctaaccaaaaggtcagcagtttgaatccaccagccactccttgaaaaccctaggggcagttttactctgtagggtcactatgagttggaatcgactcgacgggcaacaggtttggttttttggtttagactgTCCACACCCATGCTCCAGTCCACCTTCTGGAAAGCAAAGCCAGCCAGGTGAAGGCTTAGGAAGGAAGGCCAGCTGACTTTCTTCAGCTTAGGGGGTGAGGGGATGggaggaaaggtgtatgtcaatgGCCTGAGATGGAGGCAGGGGCTAGGGGATAGAGGGGCAGCTGGCATCAGAAATATTAAGGTCTGGGAGAACAGCAACCGGTACTGGAGAAAAAATACCCAGCTCTGCTTTTAACATTTATTAatccaaaaatacataaaattccactttctaccccaggttcttAGGCTTTCAAGGAGGGACAGCTGCCAGCCTTAAGCATCTGGTGTGATACCTCAGTGCTCATACTTGTCTCAGAAGGCCATAAGGCAAGGAAGTGAGGCTCAAACTAGGGAACCCCCGAATCAGGCCCATGCCCTGCAGAGGCCCTGCTGCGGGGTTGAGGGGTGGAGACGGAACTCAGCTCACAGCACTCCTTGCTCTTTTTGCCACAGGAAATGGGGACAGCCACAAGAGTGGCCAGCCTTGGGACCATCCGCCCTGTGCAACTAGGCACCTGAGTTGGGGAGTCCCTCTACGCTCACTGGCGCTCAGAGCCAAGTTTCCCCAAGAGCCAGGCACACGGGAATTAGCACAGGAGAGGCAGATCCAAGGAAGACCCGGGGCTTGGTCTTTCTTCCCTCACCTTCTTGGCCCAAATCTACTTCCAGgagacccagacccagtgcccacTGGGCCACTGCACCCCCACCTCAGTCCTCACAGCCACCCGTGAAGCCCAGGCCAGTCACTATGTGCAGCCTCATTACTGCATGCCAACTGGGTGCATGGCCCAGGGCCCCTGGTCAGCCCCGAGGCCTGGCCCAGGAGGGGCCTGAGCCACGGGGTGCACCCGCTGCTGGGACTGCCAGAGGTGATGGAGCTCCTTAAACTGCTCCACCATGCGGTCCTTGAGGTCTGGGTTTGAGATCTGAAGCCGGATACTGTCAGCCGACCAGGAAAGCTCCCCTGAGAACATCTCCAGCAGCAACCGAGCTGCCACAGGCACCACCTGGGGGGAGAAGagcagaggggacaggaaggaCTTGGCAGGCTGTTGGATCCAGCTGTGCAGGAGGGCATCCACCAGGGGACAGGTGGTGGACTGCAACCCCCAAGAAGAAAGCCATCcaaacagttgccatctagttgactctgattcatggtgaccccatatgagtcagagtagaactgtgctccatagggttttcaatggctgttctGGTGGGTTCtgttacttttcagaagtagattgccaggcctttttccaaggctcctctaggtggactcaaacctccaacctttaagttgGCAGCCAAAAAGcattaatcatttacaccacccagggactccatgaggaagaaaaccaaaaacaaacaaacgaacctatttccattgagtcagttccgactcatagcgaccctataggacagagtagaactgccctatagggtttccaaggagcggctggtggattcgaactgccaaacttttggtcagcagaacgcttaaccactgtgccaccagggctccccaccaaGAAGGAGGAGTGCCTGTTTCTACTTTGCACAAAGGCTGCTTATGTGCGGGCAGCCCTGCACCTTGATTATATCTGGCAGCCGAGTTCCCACAGACCAGAGAGCACAGAGCTTCCACCCGGGGACAAGGATCTAGCCCCAGGGTCACCCAATATTCAAGCCAAGGCAGGGTTGGGGTGTAAGCGGACCTGTACAGTGATGAGCTTCTTCTCGCGGGGTTTGCGGTCGGGCCACTCCTCCCCGAAGCAGAAGAAGATCTCAAACGGTGGTGGGGTGTTGGTCTGGCCCTTCTGGAACAGAATGAGCTCTGAAGCAAGATCAAGAGCCCAAGTCAGAGGCTAGAACCACACTCCTGGGTGACAGAGGCCAGGAGGAGCCGATATGGGGCCTCACCGTGGAGAAACTGCTCGAGGCTAAAGAGCTTGGTCTTCACCTCCCGCTGGATGGGGTTGGGGCACGCAGCGTGGGCCTCGGCACAGGGCCCACTCCAGAACACTTTGCACTGGCACAGGCGGACGGCATAGAGGTCCTGGCCCTGCAGCTGCAGGATGAGCCCGCGGTCCAGCACGTCCAGCAGCTGATTGGTGTAGAAGCGCTGCTTCTCGCTGGGGATGTCCTCGGGGCTGGGGAAGCGCACCTGCTCCAGGCTCACCGGGCCAAAGAGCTCCACCTGCTCCTGGGTGGCCTCCAGCTGGCTGTAGAAGAGCCGGCAGCCATGCGGGTTGCTGATGGTTAGGGAGCGGGGCGGCCGGCCGCGGTACTGGAACTTGATCTCCAGGTCGGTCACTGTGGGCAGAGGACAGGCTGCCCACCATTCCTGAGCCAGCCCAGGCCTCCCATCCCCAGCCCCTGAGCATCCCCTGCCCGCCCTGTCCGCAGCTCTCCCACTTACTCCCCCCAGAGAGGGAACCCATGAACGTTTgctctttccttcttccccacCCTCCACCATCCTTGGAGTCCGCTCCCACCCCAGCCCACCAGTGGTCCTTACGGGGCAGCATGTGGGGGCTGATCAGCAGGTCAGGCAGGAGTTGTTCTCCTACAGGGGGCAAGCTGACGGCCAGGGGCCCAGGCTCCAGCAGGACTTCAGGGAGCAGCTCCCCAAAGCTAGCAGGGTTGTTGGGGGGAGGGGCCAGGAGGGTGGGCTCTGGAGCAGGGGGACCCAGCACCACAGGCGCCTGGAGGGTGGGGGGCCACTTGAGCTCTTCTTTGGGTACAGAATAGGGTCCCATGGAGGGGCCAGGCTGCACTGCTTCTGCAGAGGATGGGGTGGGCAGAACCATTAATGCCACTTCTAGAACTTTCTCCCAGGTCCACCTGCTCCCAGCCCTGGGCTTCTCCCCAACCTCCCTTCACCCTCCTCCCAGTACCTTACACTAAGCCCCCAACCACCCCACCTTCTGGCCTACCTGTGAGACTCAGGCTTGGTAacatcctctggagctgatggGAAGACAGGCAGAGGTGACAGCAAGCGGTCAGGAAAGAGAAGTCATTAAACGGATCTGATACTGAAGAAATGACATAGGAGAGCCACCTGACAGTCCACCTCAGCAGGCCCTGACCCTGACTCCTGCTCAACCCTGTCGTCTAAGCATTAAAGCTtcagtgccttagtttcctctcaCCTGCCCTCTGCAGGCAGTAGTACTTACTGGGCCCCAGCTGTGGCAAGAATCAGCCAGATCATGGGTGAGCAGGCTTGTCACAGTAAAGCCCAGGAGGTACAAGGTGTTGACCCCATACCTACCATTCAGACTCCCAAGAGAAGAGACAGGAATGGCAGCAGGAATGGCGCTGCTTGATCCCGAAGCAGCATAGGGCTGTGGAAACTTCCTAAAAGGGGCCCTGCCTCATCAGAGCAGCTGCGTCCCTGTCCTACTCACCTCTTCCtcatcctcctcttcctcctctcctggCCCAATAGCATAGTCCTCACTGGGCTGTGCTTCTGTATAGTGAGGGAGAGAAAGATATGAGGGAGTCAACCAGTGAGGAGGAGGAAGGCCACTGGGGCTCATCTGGGAAGCCAGAGAGGTGGTCTGGAGCTCCAGCTCTGGCTGTCACCTCCTCAAAAcccaggaggaggggaagggccCAGCCACCGCATGGCACTCAGCTCCCTGACCCATTCCCAGCAGTTGTGTTTACATCCCTCCAAGCACTAAGAACAAGGGCAGGGTGACGAACACAAACACCCCAGATAGGGCTCCAGGGCCGTGGTCTGATGCCACAAATGACCCACTCCCTGGCCACTCCTGGGagcccagcaggcaggtcccTGCCCACTGTCCACTGCCGGGGCCCTGAGCCTTCCCACACGCAGGAGAGCCAGGCGTGATACCTGTAGGCGCGGGACCATGGGAGCAGACCTCGTAGATCTTGTAGGGCTGAGGTGGCATGTCCCGGGGCCCATCGTAGATGAGCCGGAAGTCTCGGCTCTTGTTAAGGGCACAGCGCAGGTTGGCCTTCCACTTGGCCGGGTCGGCCTCATCCACACCCTCAGTGTATTTCCCAGTCTCCTTGGCCCAGGCCTGGGCAAGAAGAAAAGACAGCTGACCACAGAGAACCTCACCCCTCACCAGAGCCCCAGCCTGTGCCTGACCCATCCACAACGCTTCAGCAACACCTGAGCCTCCATCTGCCACATGGGGGATCTGGCGCCTGCCCATCCCCAGCCCTCAGGGTTCCAATAAGCCACATGAAACTGGAGGGCTTTCGCAGGAATTCGAATATGCTGCTTCTGGGACAGCAAACAGCTATAGTCTCTAAGGAGAGCAGTGGAACGTGGTGAAAAAAGGCATCTAGAGCAGGACTGAGTGTGAATCTGGAATCTGCCACCTGCCAGCTGTGCGCCAGGGCCGAGTCACTCGCCTCTCCTTGCCTCAGGCTCCCCATTGTCTCACCTCACAAGGTGGTACGTGAAGACTACAGGGGTTAATGCCCATGAAGCACTCACACTGTGCCTGTAGGCAGGAAGTCTCTACATGCTATCCTATCACTGTGAGGTAATTTCTGACATCAGGATTACATTGATCTCTACCCTTTGACCCAGCATTTCAACTTCAAGGAATTTATCCTACAGATATATAAGCATCCATGCACAATTATCCACACACAGAGTTATTCTCTGCAGCATTGTTAGTAAAAGCAAAAGACCCGAACTACCTAAAGGTCTATCAATAGGGGGCTGGGTAAATTATTAATTACAGCTAAACCATAAAATAGAACACAgcgcagcaaaaaaaaaaaaaaaaagaggacactTTTTACACTGACATGGAGTGATATTGAAGAAATATTAGGGACAGgtcaggagaaagaaagaaggaaatcaaagcctCAGAAGTCTACAGAGCTATTAGCCTATAtgagccacagcctcatctacactgagaccagaagaactagatggtgcccggctatcactaccaactgctctgatcagggccacagtagGTGGATgctgacagaacaggagaaaaacatggaacagaactcaaaatcttaaa comes from the Elephas maximus indicus isolate mEleMax1 chromosome 8, mEleMax1 primary haplotype, whole genome shotgun sequence genome and includes:
- the IRF5 gene encoding interferon regulatory factor 5, with protein sequence MNQPAPGAPPAPRRVRLKPWLVAQVNSCQYPGLQWVNGERRFFYIPWRHATRHGPSQDGDNTIFKAWAKETGKYTEGVDEADPAKWKANLRCALNKSRDFRLIYDGPRDMPPQPYKIYEVCSHGPAPTEAQPSEDYAIGPGEEEEEDEEELQRMLPSLSLTEAVQPGPSMGPYSVPKEELKWPPTLQAPVVLGPPAPEPTLLAPPPNNPASFGELLPEVLLEPGPLAVSLPPVGEQLLPDLLISPHMLPLTDLEIKFQYRGRPPRSLTISNPHGCRLFYSQLEATQEQVELFGPVSLEQVRFPSPEDIPSEKQRFYTNQLLDVLDRGLILQLQGQDLYAVRLCQCKVFWSGPCAEAHAACPNPIQREVKTKLFSLEQFLHELILFQKGQTNTPPPFEIFFCFGEEWPDRKPREKKLITVQVVPVAARLLLEMFSGELSWSADSIRLQISNPDLKDRMVEQFKELHHLWQSQQRVHPVAQAPPGPGLGADQGPWAMHPVGMQ